Proteins from a single region of Tunturibacter empetritectus:
- a CDS encoding TrbG/VirB9 family P-type conjugative transfer protein: MKTISILLISSGFAVGAVTTSQAATSPTLLPSAPRTVVIHETETPPVIRAGLLQSTLILLPAEEKVATVFGGDTVSWVFDGGHVASRFISIKPKVANTTTDVHIVSDHGNEYTLQLREVSSDGDPHFDSKVFVTPGDQAGKDKLAAMPVFVPAAELDKAKREVQEAEVQAANERKAEAAKAEQYRSQYPGQLHFDYTWDQKKGNELGLQQVWRDDKFTYLRGQFQETPALYELKDGKGSLINFDFNEGLYTIPKSLSDGYLTIGKKRVEFKRTGGN; the protein is encoded by the coding sequence ATGAAGACCATCTCAATCCTGCTTATAAGTTCCGGCTTCGCGGTTGGCGCAGTCACAACCAGCCAGGCGGCCACGTCGCCAACCCTATTGCCGAGCGCACCACGTACTGTTGTCATACACGAGACGGAGACGCCGCCTGTTATCCGGGCCGGACTCCTTCAATCAACTCTCATCCTGCTACCCGCAGAGGAAAAAGTCGCTACTGTTTTTGGTGGCGATACCGTGTCTTGGGTGTTTGATGGCGGCCACGTCGCTAGCCGATTCATCTCGATCAAACCAAAAGTCGCAAACACGACTACTGACGTGCATATCGTTTCCGATCACGGGAACGAATACACCCTACAGCTCAGAGAAGTATCGAGCGACGGTGATCCTCATTTCGATTCCAAGGTTTTTGTCACGCCCGGCGATCAGGCTGGTAAAGACAAGCTTGCAGCGATGCCTGTCTTTGTTCCCGCCGCTGAGTTGGACAAGGCGAAGCGGGAGGTCCAAGAAGCCGAGGTACAAGCGGCAAACGAGCGTAAGGCTGAAGCAGCTAAGGCGGAGCAGTATCGCAGCCAATATCCCGGACAGCTCCACTTTGACTACACATGGGACCAAAAGAAGGGTAATGAACTTGGCCTACAGCAAGTGTGGCGTGATGACAAATTCACCTATTTACGTGGTCAGTTCCAAGAGACCCCTGCTCTTTACGAGCTGAAAGACGGGAAGGGAAGTCTGATCAATTTCGATTTCAACGAAGGACTTTACACGATTCCCAAATCTCTTTCAGACGGGTATCTCACCATCGGCAAAAAGCGTGTCGAGTTCAAGCGCACAGGAGGCAACTAG
- a CDS encoding VirB4 family type IV secretion system protein, whose product MTPEKKTELRRHTPWYAKAGAGCSIVPISRFVTPTLFALKTGGYGCLFSLTGIDEESLTDPELEARVRSIEGALRGLPEGSCLYQYARVLSGFEIPRQKKYSNPVTETFVNDRLAFLDQTAGFRRIDLHWCLTFEPSQKNPFERKPNEKAEDHARMLSSLQKSATILESHLNSAVGLRLLEKVEAFPFFSYLFNLEPWCEHDRLIRDTGVDRQIVKSPLSWHSDHLRVGKRYVQMFSLMNTPEISRPCQFSGLMTLDCDSVLCTSWRPKSAASARSEISSQEKFISFFKVGVLARVMSGRDTASLETGAGAKAAEASVDDLSEVIRSLDKTAQGEFTMRLLLAARSVEQLRETIPAVHRLFVDARAQVMEETLGNLSSFYTMFPGNQKFNVFPLWLGENHHARMSSVFAPHIGHPYSEDLDAEYLNIFETRTRTPFFQDAYVNGVRVMLIIGPTGTGKSVHANQMLALERKYDGFSYIFDIGGSYESQVELYGGKVTRVGKDGPRAAPFSLEPTENNIKFLYSFEKLLLTSGGAMLSPEDDDVIYKAVQGIYHLEPHNRRLSNLGLPKHLDRYMAKWVGKGVYAAIFDNVEDELSLGRLQCFDFQGVNNSQYADLIEPLMVWILRRIDDVLYNPANLGVPKHVLIEEIFSSMKNKQLLDSALASIKTVRKNLGGVTLIGQSANDLGENADSVVNSCTSFLFLPDATFNRKHYGELFKLTDQQLDLFESLRDREGLYVRRDGLTKVVTLNLDNRSYAKFSTKPKDRVRRTKLIEKYGLTEGIERFAQGEVV is encoded by the coding sequence ATGACCCCCGAAAAGAAAACTGAACTCAGACGCCATACGCCCTGGTACGCGAAAGCTGGAGCCGGTTGCAGCATCGTGCCGATTTCTCGTTTCGTGACCCCGACCCTCTTCGCCCTGAAAACAGGCGGCTATGGATGCCTGTTTTCTCTAACCGGCATAGATGAGGAGAGCTTGACCGATCCAGAACTCGAAGCGCGAGTGCGTTCCATCGAGGGCGCACTACGCGGATTGCCTGAAGGTTCCTGCCTCTATCAGTACGCCCGCGTTCTCTCAGGTTTTGAGATTCCGCGCCAAAAGAAGTACAGCAATCCCGTCACCGAGACATTTGTAAACGACCGTCTCGCGTTCTTAGATCAGACAGCAGGGTTTCGCAGAATTGACCTGCATTGGTGTCTCACCTTCGAGCCGTCGCAGAAAAACCCTTTTGAACGAAAGCCCAATGAGAAGGCGGAGGATCATGCGCGGATGCTGTCGAGTCTTCAAAAAAGCGCGACGATCCTAGAATCACATCTAAATTCAGCGGTCGGCCTACGGCTTCTCGAAAAAGTCGAGGCGTTCCCATTCTTTTCTTATCTCTTCAACCTAGAGCCGTGGTGCGAACACGACCGTCTCATCCGTGATACCGGAGTGGACCGACAGATTGTAAAGAGCCCGCTGTCGTGGCACAGTGACCATCTCCGGGTAGGGAAGCGTTATGTCCAGATGTTCTCCCTGATGAATACACCGGAAATTTCAAGACCGTGTCAGTTTTCAGGCTTGATGACGCTCGACTGCGACAGTGTTCTATGCACGAGCTGGAGGCCGAAGTCGGCAGCATCAGCGCGATCGGAGATTTCGTCGCAAGAAAAGTTCATCTCCTTTTTCAAGGTAGGTGTTCTCGCCCGCGTGATGAGCGGTAGGGATACTGCTTCGCTAGAGACAGGGGCTGGCGCCAAAGCCGCTGAAGCCAGCGTGGACGATCTTAGTGAAGTCATCCGCTCTCTCGACAAGACCGCACAAGGTGAATTCACAATGCGATTGCTACTCGCCGCCAGAAGCGTAGAGCAGCTTCGTGAAACAATTCCAGCCGTTCACCGACTATTCGTTGATGCCCGCGCTCAAGTGATGGAAGAGACGCTTGGAAACCTTTCTTCGTTCTACACAATGTTTCCGGGGAATCAGAAGTTCAATGTCTTCCCGCTGTGGCTGGGTGAGAACCACCATGCGCGAATGTCCTCTGTATTCGCCCCGCACATCGGGCACCCGTACTCGGAAGACCTTGACGCCGAATACCTGAACATCTTTGAGACGCGGACCCGTACCCCGTTTTTCCAAGATGCCTACGTGAACGGCGTGCGCGTCATGCTCATCATTGGACCAACTGGCACCGGAAAGTCAGTCCACGCTAACCAGATGCTTGCGTTGGAGCGGAAGTACGACGGTTTCTCCTACATCTTTGATATCGGCGGTTCCTACGAGAGTCAGGTAGAACTCTACGGTGGCAAAGTGACCCGAGTTGGCAAGGATGGCCCCCGCGCCGCTCCTTTCTCGCTGGAACCGACAGAGAACAACATCAAATTCCTTTACTCGTTCGAGAAGCTGTTGCTCACAAGTGGCGGCGCGATGCTGAGCCCGGAAGACGACGATGTGATCTACAAAGCCGTGCAAGGCATTTACCACCTTGAACCTCACAATCGCCGTCTCTCAAATCTTGGACTACCGAAGCACCTAGACCGCTATATGGCCAAGTGGGTAGGGAAGGGTGTCTATGCCGCGATCTTCGACAACGTAGAAGACGAGCTTTCCCTTGGACGTCTTCAGTGTTTCGATTTCCAAGGAGTGAACAACAGTCAATACGCCGACCTTATCGAGCCGCTGATGGTATGGATACTTCGTCGCATTGACGATGTGCTCTACAACCCAGCAAATCTAGGCGTCCCGAAGCACGTTCTCATCGAGGAGATTTTCTCCAGTATGAAGAACAAGCAGCTCCTAGATTCTGCGCTTGCCTCTATCAAAACTGTTCGCAAAAACCTCGGCGGCGTGACTTTGATTGGCCAATCTGCGAATGACCTGGGAGAAAACGCAGACAGCGTTGTCAACTCTTGCACCTCTTTCCTTTTTTTACCGGATGCTACTTTCAACCGAAAGCATTACGGCGAACTCTTCAAGCTCACCGACCAGCAACTCGATTTATTCGAGTCACTGCGGGACCGTGAAGGGCTCTACGTTCGTCGCGACGGCTTGACTAAGGTTGTCACGCTCAATCTCGACAACCGAAGCTACGCCAAATTCTCCACTAAACCAAAGGACCGGGTACGCCGGACCAAACTCATCGAGAAGTACGGACTCACCGAGGGCATCGAGCGGTTTGCCCAAGGGGAGGTTGTCTAA
- a CDS encoding VirB3 family type IV secretion system protein: protein MTKRGEPLPINQAMNRSRTKAGLELTTWMVIVFVSITVFLVGFRILALISFPVLVAAAWLTVRKHPKMFELWGHSLFQKPYYDPRKEN, encoded by the coding sequence ATGACCAAACGAGGGGAACCGTTACCGATCAATCAGGCGATGAACAGATCCAGAACAAAAGCCGGTCTGGAACTGACGACGTGGATGGTTATTGTCTTTGTCTCGATAACGGTTTTCCTCGTTGGTTTTCGCATTCTGGCCCTCATCAGCTTCCCAGTATTGGTAGCTGCTGCGTGGCTCACCGTCCGCAAGCACCCGAAGATGTTCGAGCTTTGGGGCCACAGCCTTTTCCAGAAGCCCTACTATGACCCCCGAAAAGAAAACTGA
- a CDS encoding TrbC/VirB2 family protein, with amino-acid sequence MNKSIDSRLARRWVQKLSKKNLRTFGRSIAPSLLAISLTSLAHAQGTVDFSGATTAMNSFKTFAEYAGAVICLGGLIFAGVRMMSGRFQDAIPGLFGALFGAGVLGWGAGWISSLTGQTVTQ; translated from the coding sequence TTGAACAAATCAATCGACTCACGCCTGGCGCGACGCTGGGTTCAGAAATTGTCCAAGAAGAATCTGCGGACATTCGGGCGAAGCATCGCACCGAGTCTGCTCGCCATTTCACTCACCTCACTTGCTCACGCTCAAGGCACGGTTGATTTTTCCGGTGCCACGACCGCGATGAACTCCTTCAAAACGTTCGCAGAGTACGCCGGAGCCGTCATCTGCCTCGGAGGTCTCATCTTCGCTGGCGTTCGGATGATGAGTGGTCGCTTCCAAGATGCGATTCCCGGACTTTTCGGCGCACTCTTCGGTGCTGGCGTTCTCGGCTGGGGCGCTGGTTGGATCAGCTCTCTCACCGGCCAGACCGTTACCCAGTAA
- a CDS encoding helix-turn-helix domain-containing protein has translation MLRYDYKKFSAALGKRVKLLRKERGLTLRALVVQHGFHLTQIQRIEKGDGLSVPTLLRIAEVFQIPVEELVAGLGLVEGGESRTKSSKK, from the coding sequence ATGCTGCGATACGACTACAAAAAGTTCTCAGCGGCTTTAGGTAAGCGAGTCAAACTGTTGCGCAAGGAGCGCGGGCTGACCTTGCGCGCACTTGTTGTTCAGCATGGCTTTCACTTGACGCAGATACAACGTATAGAGAAAGGTGATGGTCTCTCAGTGCCGACTCTGCTTCGGATTGCCGAAGTTTTTCAAATACCTGTCGAAGAACTGGTCGCCGGTCTAGGCTTGGTCGAGGGCGGCGAGTCGCGAACAAAATCGTCAAAGAAATAG
- a CDS encoding sigma-70 family RNA polymerase sigma factor encodes MSTFFCRDDLPMTRAHLHLVDTNGTVVCAAVETAVERSFHWVLRDYPQVDPAMIANWAEEVAHSMQERATILISPQRYAYSALKGKVRDWMRSGAAREQVAGIGRDLESIGGLSGSFQGAIDRKILFEQLKATLNERDRYILVLLLQDKTSPATVANALGTTYSAAAKAIQRVKERLASTLTGARKIDDPGHGSPQFCETKG; translated from the coding sequence TTGAGCACTTTTTTTTGCAGAGATGATTTGCCAATGACTCGGGCTCACTTACATCTCGTGGACACAAACGGAACCGTTGTTTGTGCAGCGGTCGAAACCGCTGTAGAGCGGTCGTTTCATTGGGTACTGAGGGATTACCCTCAAGTCGATCCGGCGATGATTGCGAACTGGGCTGAAGAAGTAGCTCACAGCATGCAAGAGCGAGCAACGATCCTTATTTCACCTCAACGCTACGCATACTCCGCACTCAAAGGCAAAGTTCGCGACTGGATGAGGAGTGGAGCGGCCAGAGAGCAAGTCGCCGGGATTGGGCGTGACCTTGAAAGTATTGGTGGCCTGAGTGGTTCTTTTCAGGGCGCTATCGATCGTAAAATACTCTTTGAACAACTAAAAGCAACCCTGAATGAACGGGACAGGTATATTCTCGTTCTGCTTTTGCAAGATAAAACGAGCCCGGCAACTGTCGCGAATGCGCTGGGAACGACATACTCCGCAGCCGCGAAAGCCATCCAGCGCGTCAAAGAGCGCTTAGCTTCCACATTGACTGGTGCTCGCAAAATAGATGATCCGGGCCACGGCTCACCACAATTTTGCGAGACGAAAGGGTAG